The Parcubacteria group bacterium genome has a window encoding:
- a CDS encoding oligosaccharide flippase family protein: MSWISESKKIIKSGSVFFVSSVVVSVLAYGFHLFAARILEVADYGSLQTLISLQNIALIPITILIALLTRTMAEYKHDHAEEKSLILRMELRNLFLFPGVLILPILFLITPFLKSFFHIDSTIAFVLLWITLYLTIFQGIDGSLLNGWHKFFESNVSTVTNGVSKFVLGLSLMALGLGIVGGFLGITIGFALGTLINMYFVSSKFSRAKSIGKNNVKILPMDKKGMIKAFTYSYPVIMGIIAIAIFSNVDTLIAKHHFSAIDAGRYGGLFVLSKIIFFAVSSLSAIVVPLLTAEKDVKKKNRYFLLIMVANLLIAGVSVLIFYIFPEIVIGLLFGHEYLDIAPYLAKFGLLALFLSTLNIFVQYFISLKYKGILVVITIISLGEIIFLWFFGTNFIQFFFIILISLGIANVISCGYFWKRSISMA; encoded by the coding sequence ATGAGTTGGATCAGCGAGAGCAAAAAAATAATCAAGAGCGGATCTGTATTTTTTGTTAGTAGTGTCGTGGTCAGTGTTTTGGCGTATGGATTTCATCTCTTTGCCGCGAGGATTTTGGAAGTTGCCGATTATGGGTCATTGCAGACATTGATCTCGTTGCAAAATATCGCTCTTATCCCGATCACGATACTGATCGCGCTTTTGACCAGGACCATGGCAGAATACAAGCATGATCATGCCGAAGAAAAAAGTCTTATCTTGCGAATGGAACTACGGAATTTGTTTTTATTTCCGGGTGTCTTGATCTTGCCAATCCTTTTTTTGATCACGCCTTTTTTGAAATCATTTTTTCACATCGATTCCACGATCGCCTTTGTCCTTTTGTGGATCACTCTGTATCTCACGATCTTTCAGGGTATTGATGGTAGCCTCCTCAATGGGTGGCATAAATTTTTTGAGTCAAATGTGAGCACAGTGACAAACGGGGTGTCAAAATTTGTTTTGGGTTTGTCTCTGATGGCTTTGGGACTGGGCATCGTCGGTGGATTTTTGGGGATCACTATTGGTTTTGCGCTTGGCACATTGATCAATATGTATTTTGTCTCTTCCAAATTTTCTCGTGCAAAAAGTATAGGAAAAAATAATGTGAAAATCTTGCCCATGGATAAAAAGGGTATGATAAAAGCATTTACATATTCTTATCCTGTGATCATGGGGATCATTGCCATTGCTATTTTTTCTAATGTAGATACACTGATCGCCAAACATCATTTTAGTGCTATAGATGCAGGAAGATACGGCGGACTTTTTGTCCTTTCAAAGATCATTTTTTTTGCTGTGAGCAGTCTTTCTGCCATTGTCGTTCCTCTGCTGACGGCAGAAAAGGATGTCAAGAAGAAGAATCGTTATTTTTTATTGATCATGGTCGCAAATCTGTTGATCGCCGGTGTGAGTGTGCTCATTTTTTACATATTTCCGGAGATCGTCATCGGTTTATTGTTCGGTCATGAATATTTGGATATTGCTCCGTATCTGGCTAAATTTGGGCTACTGGCACTTTTTTTGAGCACGCTCAATATCTTTGTCCAGTATTTTATTTCTTTGAAGTACAAAGGTATTCTGGTGGTCATAACGATCATTTCTTTAGGAGAAATCATATTCCTTTGGTTTTTTGGAACAAATTTTATCCAGTTCTTTTTTATCATCCTCATCTCTCTTGGAATCGCCAATGTCATAAGTTGCGGATATTTTTGGAAAAGATCGATCAGTATGGCGTAA
- a CDS encoding NUDIX hydrolase, translating into MLYRIMPEKFNPKLEVAGGFIECGGEFILLHRQDHKAQGDTWGIPSGKIHDGENPRDAACRETAEETGVIISRDHMGYFATVYVRYPDYDFIYHIFHAKIKRKAEIEINRNEHKDAKWVSPQDALRMPLIGDLGTCIKLFFQNT; encoded by the coding sequence ATGTTATATCGCATAATGCCGGAGAAGTTCAATCCAAAGTTAGAAGTTGCAGGCGGCTTTATTGAGTGTGGTGGTGAATTCATTTTATTGCATCGGCAAGATCATAAAGCACAAGGAGATACATGGGGGATCCCATCTGGAAAGATTCACGACGGAGAAAATCCGCGTGATGCCGCTTGTCGTGAAACTGCAGAGGAAACTGGCGTGATAATTTCGCGAGACCATATGGGTTATTTTGCAACAGTGTATGTCAGGTATCCTGATTACGATTTTATTTATCATATATTTCACGCCAAAATAAAAAGAAAGGCTGAGATCGAGATAAATAGAAATGAACACAAGGATGCAAAATGGGTCTCACCGCAAGATGCATTGCGCATGCCGTTGATCGGAGATCTTGGTACCTGCATAAAACTTTTTTTTCAAAATACGTAG
- the secD gene encoding protein translocase subunit SecD, translating to MFRKNLRKFIYVIIFSIVMIVIALPTVKYLPESVQGRFEKLAVNLGLDLQGGLHLEYKLDLSNVPDEKKGEAKNAVQAAAERKVNAYGVGEPIVWLSERGAETYLMVEIPGVKNIEDVKNVIQKAPLLEFKESKTEEEMAKEKTDMDAAMAETLAPMNEEAHQKAIGALERAKNGEDFVALGKEFSQNPDTATGEENVIDFKKRADLPTELGDALFSDNLSDGSVYPNLIETDQGWFIIKKLEMRGEGDEREVRAQYIPFGKVSIPVEPYKTTGLTGEFLERADVNMQNTMGGGISEPAVLLTFNGEGKDLFAEITKRNLGKPVAIYLDNQLISAPTVQAEIVDGRAEITGNFTVTEAKELARQLTEGSLPVPFELVSQQSVEATLGAEALAKSLKAGMYGLLLTMIFMTLYYRLFGLIAALALCVYTGTLVTIFKLSSYTPLSITLTLAGIAGITLSIGMAVDANVLIFERIREELRFGKPLRRAIAEGFKRAWPSIRDGNVSTIITSVILMMMGTSFVKGFALILILGIVVHIFTAIVLVRIVLTYISGDWLSNHSWLIMSNKKK from the coding sequence ATGTTTAGGAAAAACTTACGCAAATTCATCTATGTGATCATTTTTTCAATTGTGATGATCGTGATCGCTTTACCGACAGTAAAATATTTGCCTGAGTCGGTGCAAGGTCGTTTTGAAAAACTGGCGGTTAATTTGGGATTGGATCTGCAAGGAGGATTGCACTTGGAATACAAACTTGATCTTTCCAATGTGCCTGATGAGAAGAAGGGTGAAGCAAAGAATGCTGTGCAAGCGGCGGCAGAACGCAAGGTCAACGCGTACGGTGTCGGTGAGCCGATCGTCTGGCTCTCTGAACGTGGTGCGGAAACGTATTTGATGGTAGAAATCCCGGGTGTAAAAAATATTGAAGATGTAAAGAATGTTATTCAGAAAGCACCACTCTTGGAATTCAAAGAATCAAAGACCGAGGAAGAAATGGCAAAAGAAAAAACGGATATGGACGCGGCAATGGCCGAAACACTTGCGCCGATGAACGAGGAAGCGCATCAAAAGGCGATAGGGGCGTTGGAAAGAGCAAAAAATGGCGAAGACTTTGTCGCGCTAGGAAAGGAATTCAGTCAAAATCCCGATACGGCGACGGGTGAGGAAAATGTGATCGATTTTAAAAAAAGAGCTGATCTACCTACAGAACTTGGCGATGCGCTTTTTTCTGATAACCTAAGTGATGGATCGGTCTATCCCAACCTGATCGAAACCGATCAGGGATGGTTTATCATCAAAAAATTAGAGATGCGCGGTGAAGGTGATGAGCGAGAGGTGAGGGCACAATACATTCCTTTTGGCAAAGTTTCAATACCGGTTGAGCCGTATAAAACAACCGGATTGACGGGAGAATTCCTCGAACGTGCAGACGTGAATATGCAAAATACAATGGGTGGCGGTATTTCTGAGCCAGCCGTCCTTTTGACGTTCAATGGTGAAGGGAAAGATTTGTTTGCAGAGATCACCAAACGCAATCTCGGCAAACCGGTCGCGATCTATCTCGACAATCAGCTCATTTCTGCGCCAACAGTACAAGCAGAGATCGTGGATGGACGTGCGGAGATCACAGGGAACTTTACCGTTACGGAAGCAAAGGAATTGGCGCGACAACTCACTGAGGGCTCGTTGCCTGTGCCCTTTGAACTCGTATCACAGCAAAGTGTTGAAGCAACGCTTGGCGCGGAAGCATTGGCAAAGAGTTTGAAAGCGGGCATGTACGGACTCCTCCTTACGATGATCTTTATGACGCTATATTATCGTCTCTTTGGCTTGATCGCGGCACTTGCCTTGTGTGTCTATACGGGAACTTTAGTGACGATCTTTAAGTTATCCAGCTATACACCCTTGTCAATCACACTCACGCTCGCCGGTATTGCCGGTATCACGTTGTCGATTGGTATGGCGGTGGACGCGAACGTCCTCATCTTTGAGCGTATTCGCGAAGAATTGCGTTTTGGTAAACCGTTGCGACGTGCCATAGCTGAGGGATTCAAGCGTGCATGGCCGTCAATTCGTGACGGCAATGTGTCCACGATCATTACATCGGTGATCCTCATGATGATGGGGACGAGTTTTGTCAAAGGATTTGCGCTCATCCTCATACTTGGTATTGTCGTACACATATTTACAGCAATTGTTTTGGTGCGTATTGTGCTCACATACATTTCCGGGGATTGGCTATCCAATCATTCTTGGCTCATAATGTCTAATAAGAAGAAATAA
- the secF gene encoding protein translocase subunit SecF: protein MIDFIEKRKYFYAFSGTLAFLSVLAIALWGLKLGIDFVGGTEMEFKIGDDVSITKDVLCAKIEGGCASDFTVLESQSEHGRSIFVRYKSSDEVFNQKVLAAVKEIDSTTVQLKSDFIGAMVSTQLKSNAAKAILFSIIAILLYIAWAFRKISVPVSSWYYGISAVVALAHDILITIGVFAFLGHFYDHEIGVPFIAALLTILGYSINDTIVVYDRVRENMLKTRAVSNFHDMVNKSLNETLARSINTSMTVIIVLIPMVLFGGESLFNFSLALLIGVAFGTYSSIFVATALVVTIYHMQQKYREQQARA from the coding sequence ATGATCGATTTTATTGAAAAAAGAAAATATTTCTACGCTTTTTCCGGCACACTTGCTTTTTTGAGTGTGCTTGCAATTGCACTATGGGGCCTTAAATTAGGTATTGACTTTGTGGGTGGCACAGAAATGGAGTTTAAGATCGGTGATGATGTGTCGATCACAAAAGATGTTTTGTGTGCCAAAATTGAGGGTGGGTGTGCGAGTGATTTCACTGTTTTGGAGAGTCAAAGTGAACATGGCAGAAGTATTTTTGTGCGATACAAGAGTTCTGATGAAGTTTTCAATCAAAAGGTGCTTGCCGCAGTCAAAGAAATTGATTCGACGACTGTACAGCTTAAGTCGGATTTTATCGGCGCAATGGTTTCTACACAATTGAAGTCAAATGCCGCAAAAGCGATCCTTTTTTCGATCATTGCGATCCTTTTGTATATCGCATGGGCATTTCGCAAGATCTCAGTGCCGGTATCCTCATGGTATTACGGGATCAGTGCCGTTGTTGCATTGGCACATGATATTCTTATCACGATCGGTGTGTTTGCATTTCTCGGGCATTTTTATGACCATGAGATCGGCGTGCCATTTATCGCGGCATTGTTGACGATTCTGGGATATAGCATCAATGACACGATCGTGGTGTATGATCGTGTGCGTGAAAATATGCTCAAAACACGTGCCGTATCCAATTTTCATGACATGGTCAACAAATCTCTCAATGAGACGTTGGCGCGCTCGATCAATACATCAATGACGGTGATCATCGTGCTTATCCCGATGGTGTTGTTTGGCGGGGAGTCGCTGTTTAATTTTTCATTGGCACTTCTCATTGGCGTGGCGTTCGGGACATATTCATCGATTTTTGTGGCAACTGCGCTTGTGGTGACGATTTACCACATGCAACAAAAATATCGCGAGCAGCAAGCGCGAGCGTAG
- the secA gene encoding preprotein translocase subunit SecA, whose translation MQEMNGYFIMQKKNMTLFQKLFGSNEKQLKKLQPIIDRINAMEEATKNLSDEGIKAKTAELKAQLRDGKTCDDILPEAFALVREASYRAIGQRHYDVQLLGGIILHEGKIAEMKTGEGKTLTSTLPIYLNALEGKGVHVVTVNDYLAKRDCNWMGAVYEKLGLQAACITHDGGFLYYAKTIDTNEVDIEVENLTAVSKKEAYDADITYGTNNEFGFDYLRDNMAQSKEQLSQRGHHYAIVDEVDSILIDEARTPLIISAPDAESTKLYEQFASFVPQLVRDTDYTVDEKLRSVAITDAGIEKVEKTLGIGNIYEQGKIQYVHHLEQSLKAETLFTRDKDYMVRDGEVVIIDEFTGRAQEGRRYSDGLHQAIEAKEHVEVQRESRTLATITFQNYFRMYKKLAGMTGTANTSAEEFQKVYKLDVIEIPTNKKMIRTDLPDVVYKNERGKFNAIVAKIKELNENGQPVLVGTVAIEKSEALSRALEKARISHSVLNAKFHEKEAQIIADAGQRGSVTIATNMAGRGTDIKLGDGVADLGGLYIIGTERHEARRIDNQLRGRSGRQGDAGTTQFYISLDDELMRRFGGDKLKSIMEKLGLPEDQPIQNGMISKQIEGAQSKIEGFNFDIRKHVLDYDNVVNKQREIVYEKRRSTLESADVKTQIMDLLHEEIEKVISIHTTGERYAWEVENIRKDIVGMFPVNDDGIKKAENIIKDHSKDDRETVSAVIEHFFALAKNAYGMKEKENGDVAMRAIERSILLRTIDQHWMNHLDAIDHLRQGIGLRGYGQQDPLIEYKREAFDMFSQLMANIRNTVLHTIFRAVIVRPEDSAMAQMAQSMEFAGAESNPAQFAAAAAQEEKKLLSSMPKIEKPAQSAHTVGRNDDCPCGSGKKYKKCHGK comes from the coding sequence ATGCAGGAAATGAATGGTTATTTTATTATGCAAAAAAAGAATATGACACTTTTCCAGAAACTATTTGGTTCAAACGAAAAACAATTAAAGAAATTGCAACCGATCATTGATCGGATCAATGCAATGGAGGAAGCGACAAAAAATTTGTCCGATGAGGGCATTAAAGCCAAAACTGCCGAATTAAAAGCACAATTACGGGATGGAAAAACCTGTGATGACATTTTGCCGGAGGCTTTTGCGCTTGTGCGCGAGGCATCATATCGCGCGATCGGACAGCGACATTATGATGTACAGCTCTTGGGTGGCATCATCCTTCATGAAGGCAAAATCGCAGAGATGAAAACCGGTGAAGGAAAGACTCTCACATCGACATTGCCGATCTATCTCAATGCATTGGAAGGCAAGGGTGTGCATGTAGTGACGGTCAATGATTATCTGGCAAAACGTGACTGTAATTGGATGGGCGCAGTCTATGAAAAGCTGGGTTTGCAAGCGGCGTGCATCACACATGACGGCGGTTTTTTGTATTATGCAAAAACCATTGACACAAATGAAGTGGATATTGAAGTGGAAAATTTGACCGCTGTGTCAAAAAAGGAAGCCTATGACGCGGATATTACATATGGAACGAATAACGAATTCGGTTTTGATTATTTGCGCGACAATATGGCGCAGTCCAAAGAGCAATTATCACAGCGTGGACATCATTACGCGATCGTCGATGAGGTGGACTCGATCCTTATCGATGAAGCGCGTACGCCGCTTATCATCTCGGCACCGGACGCGGAATCAACCAAATTATATGAACAATTTGCCTCTTTCGTCCCACAATTGGTGCGCGATACGGATTATACGGTGGATGAGAAGTTGCGATCTGTCGCGATCACAGATGCGGGCATCGAAAAAGTGGAGAAGACACTCGGTATCGGCAACATCTATGAACAAGGCAAGATCCAATATGTGCATCATTTGGAGCAGTCGCTCAAAGCGGAAACACTTTTTACGCGAGACAAAGATTATATGGTGCGCGATGGCGAGGTGGTGATCATCGATGAATTTACGGGACGTGCACAAGAGGGACGCCGGTACAGCGATGGATTGCATCAAGCGATCGAAGCAAAGGAACATGTCGAGGTGCAAAGAGAATCGCGTACACTTGCGACGATCACGTTTCAAAATTATTTCCGTATGTACAAAAAGTTAGCCGGTATGACGGGTACGGCAAATACAAGCGCGGAGGAATTTCAAAAAGTATACAAACTCGATGTGATCGAGATCCCTACAAACAAAAAAATGATCCGTACGGATCTGCCGGATGTTGTGTACAAAAATGAACGGGGCAAATTTAACGCGATCGTTGCCAAGATCAAAGAACTCAACGAAAACGGACAACCGGTTCTCGTGGGCACGGTGGCGATCGAAAAATCCGAAGCATTGAGTCGCGCACTGGAAAAAGCACGTATCTCACACAGTGTGCTCAATGCCAAATTTCATGAAAAAGAAGCCCAGATCATCGCCGATGCGGGACAGAGAGGATCGGTGACAATTGCAACCAATATGGCGGGACGCGGCACGGATATCAAACTCGGTGACGGTGTGGCGGATCTTGGCGGATTGTATATTATCGGTACGGAACGACACGAAGCGCGACGCATCGACAATCAGTTGCGCGGACGCTCCGGTCGCCAAGGAGATGCAGGGACAACACAATTTTACATTTCTCTGGATGATGAATTGATGCGACGGTTTGGCGGAGATAAGCTCAAAAGTATCATGGAGAAACTCGGTTTGCCGGAAGATCAACCAATTCAAAACGGCATGATCTCCAAACAGATCGAGGGAGCACAATCCAAGATCGAGGGATTTAACTTTGATATCCGCAAACACGTATTGGATTATGATAACGTCGTCAACAAACAACGTGAGATCGTTTATGAGAAACGTCGCAGTACGCTTGAAAGTGCTGATGTAAAGACGCAGATCATGGATCTCTTGCATGAAGAGATCGAAAAGGTGATCAGTATCCATACGACAGGAGAGCGTTATGCGTGGGAAGTGGAGAATATACGCAAGGATATCGTGGGAATGTTTCCTGTGAATGATGATGGGATCAAAAAAGCGGAAAATATCATCAAGGATCACAGCAAGGATGATCGTGAAACAGTGAGTGCGGTCATTGAGCATTTTTTTGCGCTGGCAAAAAACGCATACGGCATGAAAGAAAAGGAAAATGGTGATGTAGCAATGCGTGCAATCGAACGATCGATCCTCTTGCGCACGATCGATCAGCATTGGATGAATCATTTGGATGCGATCGATCATTTGAGGCAGGGCATCGGTCTGCGCGGATATGGACAGCAGGATCCTCTTATCGAATACAAGCGCGAGGCGTTTGATATGTTTTCACAACTTATGGCAAATATTCGCAATACAGTATTGCATACGATCTTTCGTGCAGTCATTGTGCGTCCGGAAGACAGTGCAATGGCACAAATGGCACAGAGCATGGAGTTTGCCGGTGCAGAAAGCAATCCGGCACAATTTGCCGCAGCCGCCGCCCAAGAGGAGAAGAAATTATTGTCCAGTATGCCAAAGATCGAAAAACCGGCACAGAGCGCACATACTGTCGGACGCAATGATGATTGCCCATGTGGCAGTGGCAAAAAATATAAGAAATGTCACGGGAAATAA
- a CDS encoding NUDIX domain-containing protein: protein MVIRKQFPRFLSPYCIALEKSVGAVVFRVENGERQYLVIKYRNGHWEFPRGHIEDDETEIDTMRREILEEVNVTELEVVPSFRENIRFFYTAQGRERKERCAQKNCIFVHKKATFYLVEVQALDTIALSHEHTDFVWLTFPEAYEKLTFANARSVLKKAHQHVC, encoded by the coding sequence ATGGTCATACGAAAACAATTTCCACGATTCTTGTCACCGTATTGTATTGCACTGGAGAAATCTGTCGGTGCGGTGGTTTTCCGCGTCGAAAATGGAGAAAGGCAGTATCTCGTGATCAAATATCGTAATGGGCATTGGGAATTTCCACGTGGGCACATCGAAGACGATGAAACAGAGATCGATACAATGCGCAGGGAGATCCTGGAAGAGGTCAATGTGACAGAATTGGAGGTTGTCCCCTCATTTCGGGAAAATATTCGTTTTTTTTATACGGCGCAAGGACGGGAAAGAAAGGAGCGTTGTGCGCAAAAAAATTGTATCTTTGTGCATAAGAAAGCAACATTTTATCTTGTCGAGGTACAAGCCCTGGATACGATCGCACTTTCGCATGAACATACGGATTTTGTATGGCTGACATTTCCGGAAGCCTATGAAAAACTGACATTTGCCAATGCGCGGTCCGTCCTCAAAAAAGCGCATCAACATGTATGTTGA
- a CDS encoding carboxypeptidase regulatory-like domain-containing protein, whose translation MKKYIVISLISIFGLSAIVPAVSANYGEDNSLLGYVKEYQTLVPLAHAKVKLYKKSGKLKDSDKTNLRGKYHFSDLTEGTYKVKVRVEGYRNPKDIRKDTVSKTIKVDGKDRQNLYLQKM comes from the coding sequence ATGAAAAAGTATATCGTCATTTCTTTAATCAGCATTTTCGGCCTATCGGCAATCGTGCCGGCTGTTTCTGCCAATTATGGAGAGGATAATAGTTTACTCGGGTATGTCAAAGAATACCAAACTTTAGTTCCTTTAGCGCATGCTAAAGTGAAGCTTTACAAAAAAAGTGGAAAGTTAAAGGATTCTGACAAGACGAATTTACGCGGTAAATACCATTTTTCTGATCTCACAGAAGGAACGTATAAAGTAAAAGTACGAGTGGAAGGATATAGAAATCCAAAGGATATCCGAAAAGATACCGTCTCCAAAACTATAAAGGTGGACGGAAAGGATCGACAGAATTTATATCTTCAAAAAATGTAA